One segment of Balaenoptera ricei isolate mBalRic1 chromosome 8, mBalRic1.hap2, whole genome shotgun sequence DNA contains the following:
- the ACAT1 gene encoding acetyl-CoA acetyltransferase, mitochondrial isoform X2: MAVLAALLRVGARGCSPLLRRRMQEIRYVERSYVSKPTLNQVVIVGAARTPIGSFLGSLSALPATKLASIAIQGAIEKAGIPKEEVKEAYMGNVLQGGEGQAPTRQAVLGAGLPISTPCTTVNKVCASGMKAIMMASQNLMCGHQDVMVAGGMESMSNVPYVMNRGATPYGGIKLEDLIVKDGLTDVYNKIHMGNCAENTAKKLNIARDEQDTYAINSYTRSKAAWEAGKFGNEVVPVTITVKGKPDVVVKEDEEYKRVDFSRVPKLKTVFQKENGTVTAANASTLNDGAAAVILMTADAAKRLSVKPLARIAAFADAAVEPVDFPVAPAYAVPKVLKDAGLKKEDITMWEINEAFSVVVLANIKMLEIDPQKVNINGGAVSLGHPIGMSGARIVVHLAHALKQGEYGLASICNGGGGASAMLIQKL; this comes from the exons GAAATAAGATATGTGGAACGAAGTTATGTATCAAAACCCACTTTGAAT CAAGTGGTCATAGTCGGTGCTGCAAGAACACCCATTGGGTCCTTTCTAGGCAGCCTTTCCGCTCTGCCAGCCACTAAACTTGCTTCCATTGCAATTCAGGGAGCCATTGAAAAGGCAG ggattccaaaagaagaagtgaaagaaGCATACATGGGTAATGTTCTACAAGGAGGTGAAGGACAAGCCCCTACAAGGCAAGCAGTACTGGGTGCAG GCTTACCTATTTCTACTCCATGTACCACTGTAAACAAAGTTTGTGCCTCAGGAATGAAAGCCATCATGATGGCCTCTCAGAATCTTATGTGTGGACATCAG GATGTGATGGTGGCAGGTGGGATGGAGAGCATGTCCAATGTTCCCTACGTAATGAACAGAGGAGCAACACCATATGGTGGTATAAAGCTTGAAGATTTGATTGTAAAAGATGGGCTAACTGATGTCTACAATAAAATTCATATG GGCAACTGTGCTGAAAATACTGCAAAGAAGCTGAATATTGCACGAGATGAACAGGATACTTATGCTATTAACTCCTATACCAGAAGTAAAGCAGCATGGGAAGCTGGAAAATTTGGAAATGAAGTTGTTCCTGTCACAATTACAGTAAAAG GTAAACCAGATGTAGTGGTGAAAGAAGATGAAGAATATAAACGTGTTGATTTCAGCAGAGTTCCAAAGCTGAAGACggttttccaaaaagaaaatg GTACAGTAACAGCTGCCAATGCCAGCACACTGAATGATGGAGCAGCTGCTGTGATTCTGATGACTGCAGATGCAGCCAAGAGGCTCAGTGTTAAACCACTGGCAAGAATAGCAG catttGCTGATGCTGCTGTAGAACCTGTTGATTTTCCAGTTGCACCTGCATATGCTGTACCTAAG gttcTTAAAGATGCAGGATTGaaaaaagaagatattacaatGTGGGAAATAAATGAAGCCTTTAGTGTGGTCGTACTAGCAAACATTAAAATGCTAGAGATTGATCCCCAAAAAGTGAATATCAATGGAGGAGCTGTTTCTCTTGGACATCCGATTGG GATGTCTGGAGCCAGGATTGTCGTCCATTTGGCTCATGCCTTGAAGCAAGGAGAATATGGTCTTGCCAGTATTTGCAACGGAGGAGGAGGTGCTTCTGCCATGCTGATCCAAAAGCTGTAG
- the ACAT1 gene encoding acetyl-CoA acetyltransferase, mitochondrial isoform X1, whose product MAVLAALLRVGARGCSPLLRRRMQEIRYVERSYVSKPTLNQVVIVGAARTPIGSFLGSLSALPATKLASIAIQGAIEKAGIPKEEVKEAYMGNVLQGGEGQAPTRQAVLGAGLPISTPCTTVNKVCASGMKAIMMASQNLMCGHQDVMVAGGMESMSNVPYVMNRGATPYGGIKLEDLIVKDGLTDVYNKIHMGNCAENTAKKLNIARDEQDTYAINSYTRSKAAWEAGKFGNEVVPVTITVKDFVLGKPDVVVKEDEEYKRVDFSRVPKLKTVFQKENGTVTAANASTLNDGAAAVILMTADAAKRLSVKPLARIAAFADAAVEPVDFPVAPAYAVPKVLKDAGLKKEDITMWEINEAFSVVVLANIKMLEIDPQKVNINGGAVSLGHPIGMSGARIVVHLAHALKQGEYGLASICNGGGGASAMLIQKL is encoded by the exons GAAATAAGATATGTGGAACGAAGTTATGTATCAAAACCCACTTTGAAT CAAGTGGTCATAGTCGGTGCTGCAAGAACACCCATTGGGTCCTTTCTAGGCAGCCTTTCCGCTCTGCCAGCCACTAAACTTGCTTCCATTGCAATTCAGGGAGCCATTGAAAAGGCAG ggattccaaaagaagaagtgaaagaaGCATACATGGGTAATGTTCTACAAGGAGGTGAAGGACAAGCCCCTACAAGGCAAGCAGTACTGGGTGCAG GCTTACCTATTTCTACTCCATGTACCACTGTAAACAAAGTTTGTGCCTCAGGAATGAAAGCCATCATGATGGCCTCTCAGAATCTTATGTGTGGACATCAG GATGTGATGGTGGCAGGTGGGATGGAGAGCATGTCCAATGTTCCCTACGTAATGAACAGAGGAGCAACACCATATGGTGGTATAAAGCTTGAAGATTTGATTGTAAAAGATGGGCTAACTGATGTCTACAATAAAATTCATATG GGCAACTGTGCTGAAAATACTGCAAAGAAGCTGAATATTGCACGAGATGAACAGGATACTTATGCTATTAACTCCTATACCAGAAGTAAAGCAGCATGGGAAGCTGGAAAATTTGGAAATGAAGTTGTTCCTGTCACAATTACAGTAAAAG attttgttttaGGTAAACCAGATGTAGTGGTGAAAGAAGATGAAGAATATAAACGTGTTGATTTCAGCAGAGTTCCAAAGCTGAAGACggttttccaaaaagaaaatg GTACAGTAACAGCTGCCAATGCCAGCACACTGAATGATGGAGCAGCTGCTGTGATTCTGATGACTGCAGATGCAGCCAAGAGGCTCAGTGTTAAACCACTGGCAAGAATAGCAG catttGCTGATGCTGCTGTAGAACCTGTTGATTTTCCAGTTGCACCTGCATATGCTGTACCTAAG gttcTTAAAGATGCAGGATTGaaaaaagaagatattacaatGTGGGAAATAAATGAAGCCTTTAGTGTGGTCGTACTAGCAAACATTAAAATGCTAGAGATTGATCCCCAAAAAGTGAATATCAATGGAGGAGCTGTTTCTCTTGGACATCCGATTGG GATGTCTGGAGCCAGGATTGTCGTCCATTTGGCTCATGCCTTGAAGCAAGGAGAATATGGTCTTGCCAGTATTTGCAACGGAGGAGGAGGTGCTTCTGCCATGCTGATCCAAAAGCTGTAG